A single window of Kiloniellales bacterium DNA harbors:
- a CDS encoding S49 family peptidase: MDIASLIHRCSFGRLPEPPPVVTVIRLSGVIGSLGPLRSGLTLSDLAPAIDRAFKAPRLKAVALQVNSPGGSPVQSALIAGRIRDLAEEKKIPVVAFCEDAAASGGYWLACAADEIFADDSSILGSIGVISAGFGFPELLKRFGIERRVHTAGERKGMLDPFLDEDPKDVTRLKAIQKDMHATFIETVKARRGERLKGSDRALFSGEFWTGKKALELGLIDGLGHLRAVMRERYGEKVHLKRVDGARPWWRRRLGLTQGPSLAEGAWAAGLLAAAEERAWWSRYGL, translated from the coding sequence ATGGATATCGCCAGCCTGATCCACCGCTGCTCCTTCGGGCGCCTGCCGGAGCCGCCGCCGGTCGTCACCGTCATCCGGCTCTCCGGGGTGATCGGCTCGCTCGGGCCGTTGCGCAGCGGCCTGACCCTCAGCGACCTGGCCCCGGCCATCGATCGGGCCTTCAAGGCGCCGCGCCTCAAGGCCGTGGCCCTGCAGGTCAACTCGCCTGGCGGCTCGCCGGTGCAATCGGCCCTGATCGCCGGGCGGATCCGCGACCTGGCCGAGGAGAAGAAGATCCCGGTGGTGGCCTTCTGCGAGGACGCGGCGGCCTCGGGCGGCTACTGGCTGGCCTGTGCCGCCGACGAGATCTTCGCCGACGACAGCTCGATCCTCGGCTCGATCGGGGTGATCTCCGCCGGCTTCGGATTTCCCGAGCTTCTGAAACGCTTCGGCATCGAGCGCCGGGTCCACACCGCCGGCGAGCGCAAGGGCATGCTCGACCCCTTCCTGGACGAGGATCCCAAGGACGTGACCCGCCTCAAGGCGATCCAGAAGGACATGCACGCGACCTTCATCGAGACGGTCAAGGCGCGCCGCGGCGAGCGGCTCAAGGGCAGCGATCGGGCGCTGTTCAGCGGCGAATTCTGGACCGGCAAGAAGGCGCTGGAGCTGGGCCTGATCGACGGCCTCGGTCATCTGCGCGCGGTGATGCGCGAACGCTACGGCGAAAAGGTCCACCTCAAGCGGGTCGACGGCGCCCGGCCCTGGTGGCGCCGCCGCCTCGGTCTGACCCAGGGGCCAAGCCTGGCCGAGGGCGCTTGGGCTGCCGGCCTGCTCGCCGCCGCCGAGGAACGCGCCTGGTGGTCGCGCTACGGGCTTTGA
- a CDS encoding TRAP transporter large permease subunit yields MTNPEVAVLMLGIFILSILLGFPIWITLMAMGIFFGYYAYYDAERMQSVFDNQIFDLLVNQTYSVMANDVLVAVPLFLFMGYIVERANIVDRLFHTLQIAARRLPGSMAIAALATCALFATATGIIGAVVTLMGMLAFPAMLKARYNTSFAAGVICAGGCLGILIPPSIMLIVYAAASNVSVVRLYAGAILPGFLLAGLYMLYVIGLSLLKPELAPKPREEDIGEVTTRQVVIDMMTSFFPLAFLILSVLGAILFGLATPSEAASMGAIGGLVLAIAYRIGAIREGSHTPEWMRDGAPAVNPWLYALGVGAVTSGFLYLAYFALRLLASALFDLPMPEERSLPFGFGAAILPSLAIALLVRFGGRDLPVLGWIQPRNPALVPMFDYAGRGALIGLVGAILYVALIRYDNQEFFLFHELNWWAFDVGFYLGAFGWLAWQVIDKRGLQESVYLSVRTSAMVCWLFVGSWTFSSVFSYLGGHDLIEHWVLGMDLTPVMFLIMAQFIIFLLGWPLEWSEIIIIFVPIFLPMLPYFGIDPLFFGILVALNLQTSFLTPPMAMAAYYLKGVAPPHIQLIEIFKGVLPFLSMVFLAMFILYVFPEIALWLPEAAYGK; encoded by the coding sequence ATGACCAACCCCGAAGTCGCCGTCCTGATGCTCGGGATCTTCATTCTGTCGATCCTCCTGGGCTTCCCGATCTGGATCACCCTCATGGCGATGGGGATCTTCTTCGGCTACTACGCCTACTACGACGCCGAGCGCATGCAGTCGGTCTTCGACAATCAGATCTTCGATCTGCTGGTCAACCAGACCTACTCGGTGATGGCCAACGACGTCCTGGTCGCCGTGCCCCTGTTCCTCTTCATGGGATACATCGTCGAGCGGGCGAACATCGTCGACCGCCTGTTTCACACGCTTCAGATCGCCGCCCGGCGGCTGCCGGGTTCGATGGCGATCGCCGCGCTGGCGACCTGCGCGCTCTTCGCCACGGCGACCGGGATCATCGGCGCCGTGGTCACCCTGATGGGCATGCTGGCCTTCCCGGCCATGCTCAAGGCCCGCTACAACACCTCCTTCGCGGCTGGCGTGATCTGTGCTGGCGGCTGCCTGGGCATCCTCATCCCGCCGTCGATCATGCTGATCGTCTATGCCGCGGCCTCCAACGTCTCGGTGGTCAGGCTCTACGCCGGCGCGATTCTGCCGGGCTTTCTGCTGGCCGGGCTCTACATGCTCTATGTGATCGGCCTTTCGCTGCTCAAGCCCGAGCTGGCGCCGAAGCCGCGAGAGGAGGACATCGGCGAGGTCACGACCCGGCAGGTCGTCATCGACATGATGACCTCCTTCTTCCCCTTGGCCTTCCTGATTCTCTCGGTGCTGGGGGCGATCCTCTTCGGCCTGGCCACGCCGTCGGAGGCCGCCTCCATGGGCGCGATCGGCGGCCTGGTCCTGGCCATCGCCTACCGCATCGGTGCCATCCGCGAGGGCAGCCATACGCCGGAGTGGATGCGCGACGGCGCACCGGCCGTGAACCCCTGGCTCTACGCCCTGGGCGTCGGCGCCGTGACCTCCGGCTTCCTCTACCTGGCCTACTTCGCGCTGCGCCTCCTGGCCAGCGCGCTCTTCGACCTGCCGATGCCGGAAGAGCGATCCCTGCCCTTCGGCTTCGGCGCGGCCATCCTGCCGAGCCTCGCGATCGCCCTGCTGGTCCGCTTCGGCGGCCGCGACCTACCGGTCCTGGGCTGGATCCAGCCGCGCAACCCGGCCCTGGTTCCGATGTTCGACTACGCCGGCCGGGGCGCCCTGATCGGCCTGGTCGGCGCGATCCTCTACGTCGCCCTGATCCGCTACGACAATCAGGAGTTCTTCCTCTTTCACGAGCTCAACTGGTGGGCCTTCGACGTCGGATTCTACCTCGGCGCCTTCGGCTGGCTGGCCTGGCAAGTGATCGACAAGCGGGGACTCCAGGAATCCGTCTACCTGTCGGTCCGCACCTCGGCCATGGTGTGCTGGCTCTTCGTCGGATCCTGGACTTTCTCCTCGGTCTTCTCCTACCTGGGCGGGCACGACCTGATCGAGCACTGGGTCCTGGGCATGGACCTGACGCCGGTGATGTTCCTGATCATGGCGCAGTTCATCATCTTCCTGCTGGGCTGGCCGCTGGAATGGTCGGAGATCATCATCATCTTCGTGCCGATCTTCCTGCCCATGCTGCCCTACTTCGGCATCGACCCCTTGTTCTTCGGGATCTTGGTGGCCTTGAACCTGCAGACCTCCTTCCTGACCCCGCCCATGGCCATGGCGGCCTACTACCTGAAGGGCGTGGCGCCGCCGCACATCCAGCTGATCGAGATCTTCAAGGGCGTGCTGCCCTTCCTGTCGATGGTGTTCCTGGCCATGTTCATCCTCTACGTGTTCCCCGAGATCGCGCTGTGGCTGCCCGAGGCAGCCTACGGCAAGTAG
- a CDS encoding PAS domain-containing protein, translating into MEPSRRDGKRKGRDAAATAVFEAGRLRHPTNQAAFAYWDRIRAGRAMPARADLDPSDIRTILPCVFLLDVARDPLDFRYRLIGTKMASHLNRDLTGTWMSEIPHQRPPSRIWSACARVVETRTPLSSDTPYVGKHHEYKKTEDLILPLSADGETVNMLFVTADFLP; encoded by the coding sequence ATGGAACCATCGCGAAGGGATGGAAAGCGCAAGGGGCGCGACGCGGCAGCGACCGCCGTATTCGAGGCGGGGCGGCTTCGGCACCCGACGAACCAGGCAGCCTTCGCCTACTGGGACAGGATCCGTGCCGGGCGGGCCATGCCGGCCAGGGCCGACCTGGATCCCTCGGACATTCGCACGATCCTGCCTTGCGTGTTCCTGCTCGACGTGGCCCGGGATCCGCTCGATTTCCGCTATCGCCTGATCGGGACCAAGATGGCGAGCCACCTGAACCGCGACCTCACGGGCACCTGGATGAGCGAGATCCCCCACCAGCGGCCGCCCAGCCGGATCTGGTCCGCCTGCGCCCGCGTGGTCGAGACCCGGACGCCGCTGTCCAGCGATACGCCCTATGTCGGCAAGCACCACGAATACAAGAAGACCGAGGACCTGATCCTGCCGCTCTCCGCGGACGGCGAGACGGTCAACATGCTTTTCGTGACCGCCGACTTCCTGCCCTGA
- a CDS encoding ATP-binding protein: MTSEPIHDRSPRIGRADGLCGNTSRPLHYIAATVLGLGFTAILVLLAFTHMSNLNETAFEATAEEIKALINQRLTRSVEIVHGLATLFHASAFVESYEFRIMTDELLKRAPNIDAAVYTPLETNRGLFEDEMEVRYDRAIGITEMRDGALVSAGNRDLYAPVQLLQPLERNNQDLLGFDFLSDPKLREGVDRAIVTGESAMAGLVVGPNGRKRYWLFRAIYRGRDTPLDVEERRSNVTGLVAVRINPALLFDSDMLTADLSVTLMAEDDSVPEAERTLYRKTAEPEQRLPLASANILSRIYRIYLGERTLVLQVTKRLSLLEIKPEITLIAFSVGILITVLLLLLARYTILRAQDLEQRHEEVSRQVTQKTRELSTSEERYRQLVETTNVVLFEAEPQDLRFTYVGPQAAKLLGHAVEDWYREGFWVEHIHAADRGRTLAHCRQAIESGEDRAFECRMLAADGRTVWLRILVTIPPYDDEAQYLHGAMLDITEVKEAALAMTIAKEEAEIASRAKSSFLANVSHELRTPLNAVIGFSEMIRNETFGPTGDSRYREYAKDIHDSGRHLLSLINDILDVSKIEAGKFTLHEEPVSLPKVVTSALRFVRERARMGRLTLSADLPYDLPLVLADERSMKQVLLNLLTNAVKFTPEGGTVTVRADCSPEGEVRLSVADTGIGMSKEDLPRAMESFGQVDSDLSRRYEGTGLGLPLAKRLVEMHDGRFEIESEPDKGTVVTVILPASRRIDPNSAEAQAPARQPLRRQESPAA, from the coding sequence ATGACGTCGGAGCCGATCCACGACAGGTCGCCGCGCATCGGTCGGGCGGACGGTCTTTGCGGCAACACCTCGCGTCCCCTGCACTACATCGCTGCGACGGTCCTGGGACTGGGGTTCACCGCGATCCTGGTTCTGCTTGCCTTCACCCACATGTCCAACCTGAACGAGACCGCCTTCGAGGCCACGGCCGAAGAGATCAAGGCGCTGATCAACCAGCGGCTGACCCGTTCGGTCGAGATCGTGCACGGCCTCGCCACCCTCTTCCACGCCTCGGCCTTCGTCGAATCCTACGAGTTCAGGATCATGACCGACGAACTGCTGAAGCGCGCGCCTAACATCGACGCCGCGGTCTACACGCCCCTGGAGACCAACCGGGGGCTCTTCGAGGACGAGATGGAGGTGCGCTACGACCGGGCGATCGGCATCACCGAGATGCGCGACGGCGCCCTGGTGTCGGCCGGAAACCGCGACCTCTACGCTCCGGTGCAGCTGTTGCAGCCCCTGGAGCGCAACAACCAGGATCTGCTCGGCTTCGATTTCCTTTCGGACCCGAAGCTGCGCGAGGGCGTGGACCGGGCCATCGTGACCGGCGAGTCGGCGATGGCCGGCCTGGTCGTCGGCCCGAACGGCCGCAAGCGCTATTGGCTGTTCCGGGCGATCTACCGCGGCCGGGATACACCGCTGGACGTGGAGGAGCGGCGCAGCAACGTCACCGGGCTGGTCGCGGTCCGGATCAACCCGGCCCTGCTCTTCGACAGCGACATGCTGACGGCCGACCTCTCGGTGACCCTGATGGCCGAGGACGACAGCGTGCCGGAGGCCGAACGCACGCTCTACCGCAAGACCGCCGAGCCGGAGCAGCGCCTGCCCCTGGCCTCGGCCAACATCCTGAGCCGGATCTACCGCATCTACCTGGGCGAGCGCACGCTGGTCCTCCAGGTCACCAAGCGGCTGTCGCTGCTGGAGATCAAGCCCGAGATCACCCTGATCGCCTTCTCGGTCGGGATCCTGATCACCGTGCTGCTCCTTCTGCTGGCGCGCTACACGATCCTGCGCGCGCAGGACCTTGAGCAGCGCCACGAGGAGGTCAGCCGGCAGGTGACCCAGAAGACCCGCGAGCTTTCGACCAGCGAGGAGCGCTACCGGCAGCTCGTGGAGACCACCAACGTCGTGCTCTTCGAGGCCGAGCCGCAGGACCTCCGCTTCACCTACGTCGGCCCGCAGGCGGCGAAGCTGCTCGGCCACGCCGTCGAGGACTGGTACCGGGAGGGCTTCTGGGTCGAGCACATCCACGCCGCCGACCGCGGCCGGACCCTCGCCCACTGCCGCCAGGCCATCGAGTCGGGCGAGGACCGGGCCTTCGAGTGCCGCATGCTGGCCGCGGACGGCCGCACCGTCTGGCTGCGCATCCTGGTGACCATCCCGCCCTACGACGACGAGGCGCAGTACCTTCACGGCGCCATGCTGGACATCACGGAGGTGAAGGAAGCCGCCCTGGCGATGACCATCGCCAAGGAGGAGGCGGAGATCGCCAGCCGGGCAAAATCGAGCTTCCTGGCCAACGTCAGCCACGAGCTGCGGACCCCGCTGAACGCCGTGATCGGCTTTTCGGAGATGATCCGCAACGAGACCTTCGGGCCGACCGGGGATTCCCGCTACCGCGAGTACGCCAAGGACATCCACGACAGCGGCCGGCACCTGCTGTCGCTGATCAACGACATCCTCGACGTCTCGAAGATCGAGGCCGGCAAGTTCACCCTGCACGAGGAGCCGGTCTCCCTGCCCAAGGTCGTGACCTCGGCGCTGCGCTTCGTGCGCGAGCGGGCCCGCATGGGCCGCCTGACCCTCAGCGCCGACCTGCCCTACGACCTGCCGCTGGTCCTGGCAGACGAGCGCAGCATGAAGCAGGTCCTGCTCAACCTCCTGACGAACGCCGTGAAGTTCACGCCGGAAGGCGGCACGGTGACCGTGCGCGCCGACTGCAGCCCGGAAGGCGAGGTCCGGCTCTCCGTCGCGGACACCGGAATCGGCATGTCGAAGGAGGATCTGCCCCGCGCGATGGAGTCCTTCGGCCAGGTCGACAGCGACCTGTCGCGCCGCTACGAGGGCACGGGGCTGGGCCTGCCCCTGGCGAAGCGGCTGGTCGAGATGCACGACGGCCGCTTCGAGATCGAAAGCGAGCCGGACAAGGGTACCGTGGTCACGGTGATCCTGCCGGCCAGCCGGCGCATCGACCCGAACTCCGCCGAGGCGCAGGCCCCCGCCCGCCAGCCTCTCAGGCGGCAGGAGTCCCCCGCCGCCTGA
- a CDS encoding polyprenyl synthetase family protein — MAGLVGDDLKAVNATILARMDSPVALIPQLAGHIIAAGGKRLRPMLTLASARLCGYQGQRHVPLAACVEFIHTATLLHDDVVDDSGLRRGLATANAVWGNKASVLVGDFLFSRAFQLMVEDGSLKILKILSDASAIIAEGEVQQLMTANDTSTDEVTYLDVIRSKTAALFAAACQVGAVVAERPESEEEALRRFGLNFGMAFQLIDDVLDYNADQGELGKAVGDDFRDGKVTLPVVLAFARGDEAERGFWRRCIEELDQRDADLEEALALMQRHGALADAMERARSYGRAALENLDTFAESAVKSALAETLEQSLRRIS, encoded by the coding sequence TTGGCCGGCCTCGTCGGGGACGACCTGAAGGCCGTCAACGCCACGATCCTGGCACGCATGGACTCGCCCGTGGCGCTGATCCCGCAGCTCGCCGGACACATCATCGCCGCCGGCGGCAAGCGCCTGCGACCGATGCTCACACTCGCCTCGGCCCGGCTCTGCGGCTATCAGGGGCAGCGCCACGTCCCGCTTGCCGCCTGCGTCGAGTTCATCCATACCGCTACGCTGCTTCACGACGACGTGGTCGACGACAGCGGCCTGCGCCGCGGCCTCGCGACCGCGAACGCGGTCTGGGGCAACAAGGCCAGCGTTCTGGTCGGCGATTTTCTGTTCAGCCGGGCCTTCCAGCTGATGGTCGAGGACGGCTCGCTGAAGATCCTCAAGATTCTCTCCGACGCCTCGGCAATCATTGCCGAGGGCGAGGTCCAGCAGCTGATGACCGCCAACGACACCTCGACCGACGAGGTCACCTATCTGGACGTCATCCGCTCCAAGACCGCCGCCCTCTTCGCCGCCGCCTGCCAGGTGGGCGCGGTGGTGGCCGAGCGGCCGGAAAGCGAGGAAGAAGCGCTGCGCCGCTTCGGCCTCAATTTCGGCATGGCCTTCCAGCTGATCGACGACGTCCTGGACTACAACGCCGACCAGGGCGAGCTGGGCAAGGCGGTCGGCGATGACTTCCGCGACGGCAAGGTCACCTTGCCGGTGGTCCTGGCCTTCGCCCGCGGCGACGAAGCCGAGCGCGGTTTCTGGCGGCGCTGCATCGAGGAGCTGGATCAGCGCGACGCCGACCTCGAAGAGGCCCTCGCCCTGATGCAGCGGCACGGCGCCCTGGCCGACGCCATGGAGCGGGCCCGAAGCTACGGCCGGGCCGCGCTGGAGAACCTCGACACCTTCGCCGAGAGCGCGGTCAAGTCGGCGCTGGCCGAGACCCTGGAGCAGAGCCTCCGGCGGATCAGCTGA
- a CDS encoding DUF2007 domain-containing protein produces MKELLRSNDLVKISWLRALLSDSGIPTFVLDGHTSVLEGSAGAIPRRLCVGDDDYVQARRLLTEVGEEPMP; encoded by the coding sequence ATGAAGGAGCTGCTGCGCAGCAACGATCTGGTCAAGATCTCCTGGCTCCGGGCCTTGCTGTCCGATTCCGGGATCCCGACCTTCGTGCTGGACGGTCACACCAGCGTCCTGGAGGGCTCGGCCGGGGCGATCCCGCGGCGGCTCTGCGTCGGCGACGATGACTACGTCCAGGCCCGGCGCCTGCTGACCGAGGTCGGCGAGGAGCCGATGCCGTGA
- a CDS encoding methyltransferase has product MSLGARPAVTEDRLLDGRVRLLQAAGGYRVAIDPVFLAAAVPARAGQAVLDLGCGSGAAALCLLARVPGVAASGLESDPATAALARDNAAVNGVGDSFQILEGEVLAPPPALRAARFDHVLINPPYLDPARSRLPEDADRRRSHGEATAGLMDWLDLGLRRLRDDGTLSVIHRAERLDEILAALTGRAGATVILPLWPGGAEAKPAKRIVVRARKGSRAPLSLHPGLVLHRPDGGFTAPAEAVLRDAAPLPL; this is encoded by the coding sequence GTGAGCCTCGGGGCCCGACCCGCCGTGACCGAGGATCGGCTGCTCGACGGTCGGGTTCGCCTGCTGCAGGCCGCCGGCGGCTACCGGGTGGCGATCGATCCGGTGTTCCTCGCGGCGGCCGTGCCGGCCCGCGCCGGGCAGGCGGTGCTCGACCTCGGCTGCGGCAGCGGGGCCGCCGCGCTCTGCCTGCTGGCCCGGGTGCCCGGCGTCGCCGCCAGCGGCCTGGAGTCCGATCCAGCAACCGCCGCGCTGGCCCGGGACAACGCGGCGGTCAACGGCGTCGGGGACAGCTTCCAAATCCTCGAGGGCGAGGTTCTGGCGCCGCCGCCGGCCCTGCGCGCCGCGCGCTTCGATCACGTCCTGATCAACCCGCCCTATCTGGATCCGGCCCGCTCGCGCCTGCCCGAGGACGCGGACCGCCGCCGTAGCCATGGCGAGGCGACGGCCGGCCTGATGGACTGGCTCGACCTAGGACTGCGCCGGCTGCGCGATGACGGGACCCTGAGCGTGATCCACCGGGCCGAGCGCCTGGACGAGATCCTCGCGGCCCTGACGGGCCGGGCCGGCGCAACCGTGATCTTACCGCTCTGGCCGGGCGGTGCCGAAGCCAAGCCGGCCAAGCGGATCGTCGTCCGTGCGCGCAAGGGCAGCCGGGCGCCTCTGAGCCTGCATCCCGGCCTGGTGCTGCACCGTCCCGACGGCGGCTTCACCGCGCCGGCCGAGGCGGTGCTGCGCGACGCCGCGCCGCTGCCGCTATAG
- a CDS encoding TRAP transporter substrate-binding protein: MTKKSKAKTDVASRRRFLTGAAAVTAGAATTVAMPGVSRAQTVTLKMQGSWGAKSVFTDMAQQYVERVEKMAGGRLKIDYLPAGAVVKAFQVQDACNKGVLDGAHSVTAYWYGKNKAASLFGTGPVFGCNAAQILAWIHFGGGKELYRELVQDILKLNLVGFFAMPMPTQPLGWFKKKVSSADDLKGLKYRTVGLATDIMQGMGLKVTQLPGGEIMPALEKGVIEAFEFNNPTADSQFGAQDVSKHYHMGSYHQAAEFFEIMYNKDRFEGLPAEHQSILEYAAEAANTANYGFAMDTYSKDLQKLINESGVNVYRTDASIMKAQLESWDKTLTRLNKDPFFKKVVDSQKAWSERVAFYDLVNSADYKLAYEHYFPGKLPS, from the coding sequence ATGACCAAGAAATCCAAAGCCAAGACGGACGTCGCCAGCCGGCGGCGCTTCCTGACCGGCGCCGCGGCGGTGACCGCCGGCGCCGCCACGACCGTCGCCATGCCCGGCGTTTCGCGGGCCCAGACCGTGACCCTGAAGATGCAGGGCTCCTGGGGCGCCAAGAGCGTCTTCACGGACATGGCCCAGCAGTACGTCGAGCGCGTCGAGAAGATGGCGGGCGGCCGCCTGAAGATCGACTACCTGCCGGCCGGCGCGGTGGTGAAGGCCTTCCAGGTGCAGGACGCCTGCAACAAGGGTGTCCTCGACGGCGCCCATTCGGTGACCGCCTACTGGTACGGCAAGAACAAGGCCGCCTCGCTCTTCGGCACCGGCCCGGTCTTCGGCTGCAACGCCGCGCAGATCCTGGCCTGGATCCACTTCGGCGGCGGCAAGGAGCTCTATCGCGAGCTCGTCCAGGACATCCTCAAGCTGAACCTCGTCGGCTTCTTCGCCATGCCGATGCCGACCCAGCCGCTCGGCTGGTTCAAGAAGAAGGTCAGCTCTGCGGACGACCTCAAGGGCTTGAAGTACCGTACTGTCGGCCTGGCCACGGACATCATGCAGGGCATGGGCCTGAAGGTGACCCAGCTGCCGGGCGGCGAGATCATGCCGGCCCTGGAGAAAGGCGTGATCGAGGCCTTCGAGTTCAACAACCCGACGGCCGACAGCCAGTTCGGCGCCCAGGACGTGTCGAAGCACTACCACATGGGCAGCTACCATCAGGCCGCCGAGTTCTTCGAGATCATGTACAACAAGGACCGCTTCGAGGGCCTGCCGGCCGAGCATCAGTCGATCCTGGAGTACGCGGCCGAGGCGGCGAACACGGCCAACTACGGCTTTGCCATGGACACCTATTCCAAGGACCTGCAGAAGCTGATCAACGAGAGCGGCGTCAACGTCTACCGGACCGACGCCTCGATCATGAAGGCGCAGCTGGAGTCCTGGGACAAGACCCTGACGCGGCTGAACAAGGATCCCTTCTTCAAGAAGGTGGTCGACAGCCAGAAGGCCTGGTCGGAGCGGGTCGCCTTCTACGACCTGGTCAACTCGGCCGACTACAAGCTGGCCTACGAGCACTACTTCCCGGGCAAGCTGCCCTCCTAA
- a CDS encoding TRAP transporter small permease subunit has translation MTRFIFLVDMLTAWVGKAFSWCILLLTFGVGYEVFVRYALRNPTAWAFDISYMMYGTLFMMAGAYTLSRDGHVRGDVIYRLWKPRTQAIVEFTLYFLFFFPGVLALIIAGADYANDSWFYKEVSVMSPANVPIFQFKTIIPVAGGLLFLQGLAQVCRCIICMRTGAWPAHLEDVEEMETVLLHQHEEEVRHSSEQTEQPKPGGGQ, from the coding sequence ATGACTCGCTTTATCTTCCTGGTTGACATGTTGACGGCCTGGGTCGGCAAGGCCTTCTCGTGGTGCATCCTTCTGCTGACCTTCGGCGTCGGCTACGAGGTCTTCGTCCGCTATGCCCTGCGCAATCCGACGGCCTGGGCCTTCGACATCAGCTACATGATGTACGGCACGCTGTTCATGATGGCCGGCGCCTACACGCTATCGCGCGACGGCCACGTCCGCGGCGACGTGATCTACCGGCTGTGGAAGCCGCGGACCCAGGCGATCGTCGAGTTCACGCTTTATTTCCTGTTCTTCTTTCCGGGCGTCCTGGCCCTGATCATCGCCGGTGCCGACTACGCCAACGATTCCTGGTTCTACAAGGAAGTCAGCGTGATGAGCCCGGCCAACGTGCCGATCTTCCAGTTCAAGACCATCATTCCGGTCGCGGGCGGCCTGCTGTTCCTGCAAGGCCTGGCCCAGGTCTGCCGCTGCATCATCTGCATGCGCACAGGGGCCTGGCCGGCCCACCTGGAGGACGTCGAGGAGATGGAGACCGTCCTTCTGCACCAGCACGAGGAAGAGGTCCGCCACAGCAGCGAGCAGACCGAGCAGCCCAAGCCCGGAGGCGGCCAATGA
- a CDS encoding amidase — MDLIGESALDLRAKLAAGEITAEALVQACLDRIAEVDDAIGAWAHLEPAHALAQARTLDRLRGTGLPLGPLHGLPVAVKDIVDTADLPTENGSGLLRGRQPEADATLVSLLRQAGAVILGKSVTTEFAMYAPGKTANPHNPKHTPGGSSSGSAAAVAAGMAPLAIASQTNGSVIRPASFCGVVGFKPSHGRISRYGVLSLSRPLDTMGVMARTVEDAALLAETLMSYDARDRDMRPSPAPRLLEVARQEPPLPPRFAFVKTPVWDQAEDDMAAALSELAEHLGADCDSVDLPELYDRALPNHRLIMCADLAKNLQPHYERGKEGISPQLAALIEEGQSVTAVDYNRALEWREVLYDGLAEIFEDFDAILTAPAPGEAPAGLEATGNPAFCTMWTFLGAPAVSLPVFTGSSGLPMGAQLVGPRSEDARLLRSAAALLARLRDGDGA, encoded by the coding sequence ATGGACCTGATCGGCGAAAGCGCTCTGGACCTCCGCGCGAAGCTGGCGGCCGGCGAGATCACCGCGGAAGCGCTGGTCCAGGCCTGCCTGGACCGGATCGCCGAGGTCGACGACGCGATCGGCGCCTGGGCCCATCTCGAGCCGGCGCACGCCCTGGCCCAGGCCCGGACCCTGGACCGGCTGCGCGGCACCGGGCTGCCCCTCGGGCCGCTGCACGGCCTGCCGGTCGCAGTCAAGGACATCGTCGACACCGCGGACCTGCCGACCGAGAACGGCTCCGGCCTGCTGCGCGGCCGCCAGCCGGAGGCCGACGCGACCCTGGTGAGCCTGCTCCGCCAGGCCGGGGCGGTGATCCTCGGCAAAAGCGTGACCACCGAGTTCGCGATGTACGCGCCGGGCAAGACCGCCAACCCGCACAATCCGAAGCATACGCCCGGCGGCTCGTCGAGCGGCTCCGCGGCCGCCGTCGCCGCCGGCATGGCGCCCCTGGCCATCGCCAGCCAGACCAACGGCTCGGTGATCCGCCCGGCGTCCTTCTGCGGCGTCGTCGGCTTCAAGCCGAGCCACGGGCGGATCTCCCGGTACGGCGTGCTGTCGCTTTCAAGGCCCCTCGACACCATGGGGGTGATGGCCAGGACGGTCGAGGACGCGGCGCTCCTGGCCGAGACGCTGATGAGCTACGACGCCAGGGACCGGGACATGCGTCCCTCGCCGGCACCGCGGCTGCTGGAGGTCGCGCGGCAAGAACCACCGCTGCCGCCGCGCTTCGCTTTCGTGAAGACGCCGGTCTGGGACCAGGCGGAGGACGACATGGCGGCGGCCCTTTCGGAGCTGGCCGAACACCTGGGCGCGGACTGCGACAGCGTCGACCTGCCCGAGCTCTACGACCGCGCCCTGCCCAATCACCGGCTCATCATGTGCGCCGACCTGGCGAAGAACCTCCAGCCCCACTACGAACGCGGCAAGGAGGGGATCAGCCCGCAGCTCGCGGCCCTGATTGAGGAAGGGCAGTCGGTCACCGCGGTCGACTACAACCGGGCCCTGGAGTGGCGGGAGGTCCTCTACGACGGCCTGGCGGAGATCTTCGAGGACTTCGACGCCATTCTGACGGCGCCGGCCCCGGGCGAGGCGCCGGCCGGTCTGGAGGCGACCGGCAATCCGGCCTTCTGCACGATGTGGACCTTCCTCGGCGCGCCGGCGGTCAGCCTGCCGGTCTTTACCGGGAGCTCCGGCCTGCCCATGGGCGCGCAACTGGTCGGCCCGCGCAGCGAAGATGCACGGCTACTGCGCAGCGCGGCGGCGCTGCTCGCCCGGCTGCGTGACGGCGACGGCGCATAG